Sequence from the Spartobacteria bacterium genome:
CAGAATGTGGATTTCACCATAATATCCAGACTTGGGTATTTCTGAATTTACGGGAGGTTTTAATGCGCTTAAATAGTCTGTTTTCCGGGTTTCCAATGATTGGAACTTTCGCGAAAAAAAGTTCCAATCATTGGAACTTTTATAAAAAATACTTCCAGCCATTGGAGCTTTCGCGAAAAAAAGTTCCAATCATTGGAACGTTTGTTTTGGGGCTGTTTTTGATGGCGGGGCAGGGTTTTGCGAGGGATGTGGTGTCCTATACGAATACCATTGCTGCGGCGCGCGCAGGAATTACCAATCTGATGGCTGAGAAAAATATCCCGGGATGCACGATTGTGCTGGTGGAGGGTCAGCGCGTGGTCTGGGCGGAGGGCTTCGGATACGCCAACCTCGAAACACAGACTCCGGTGACAACGAATACGGTGATGGCGATCGGGTCGGTCTCGAAACTGTTGACGACGATGATGGCACTGCAATTGGTGGACACAAATGCGTTCGATCTGGATGCGTGCATCACGAATTATTTGCCCGGGGTTTCGATGCTGCCGCGCTTTGCGGGGCAAACGGAGGGCTGGACGCTGCGGTCGCTGCTGGATCATCATTCGGGCCTGCCGGGGGATATTTATAATGGGGCGTTTGTGACGGGTGTGCCGTACTGGCCGGGGTATACGCGCTGGGTGATGGATTATTTTCACGACGACTATCCGCTGTATCCGCCGGGCTTGCAGGCGAGTTACTGCAACAGCGGATTCAATCTGGTGGGCGAGGCGATTGGCGTGAACGACGGGGTGGATTTCACGGTGTCGGCGGAGAATCGTATTTTCACGCCGCTGAATATGCCCTTTTCATCATTCCTGCTGGATAAGACGACGGTCACGAATAATCTGGCGACGGGCTACAATGCGGATGGCTCGCCCTCGCCCGACCTGATGGCGAATATGCCGGCGACGGGTGGCGCGTTTTCGCGTCCACTGGACATGGCCAACATCATCAAGATGATACTGGCGGATGGCGCGTTCGGCGGCGGCGATTTTCTGAGTACAAACGCGCTGGCGCAGATGGGCACGTTCAAGTCCGGGCCGCTGGATGTGGACAACTTTTTCAAGCCAGGGCTGGGGCTCGATTCGGTGGACGATCCGGTGCTGAAGTATGCCGGGCGCACATGGCTCAAGAATGGTTCGACCAGTAAGTTTGAGTCGCTTTTTGAGGTGCTTCCGGATCAGCAGCTCGGGGCCTTCGTGAACATCAACTGTGCGAACAGTATGACTTTTGCGATTTTGCGGGCGGTGCTGACGAATGCGGTGCTGGAGAAGAGCGGGTTGTCGCCCACGAATGTCCCGCCGATGCCGGATGTGGCGGAGACCAACTGGTCATTTGCACAGCTCCAGGCCGTGGAAGGCTATTACGCGACGAAAGAGGGCGTGGATCGCTTTGTGGCGCAGGCGGATGGATCGCTGACGCGCATTCCGAATGCGCAGAGCGAAACGGCGTCGGTCACGAATGTTCGTCCGCATGTGAATGGACGGTTTTATGTGCCGGGGTCGCCGGAGCTGCAACTGGCGTTCACGAATATCGCGGGGTACGATGTGGTGCTACGCTACGGCAGCGACGGCGGTGTGCGCGACACGGTGATGTACGGCGGCTATGTCGAAGCGTTGCTTGGCACGCGCTATACACCGCCGCCCATTTCTGCGGCATGGTCGAACCGCTGCGACACGTTCTGGATGGCGGAGAACATCCTGGTGGGGGATTCCTTTGCGGCAGATGGAAATCCAAGCGGGTGCATGTTGTCGGTTGAAAACGGTATGCTGTCACTGCTCAGTTCGGGAGGCTCCGGCACGTTGGCACCGACGAATGACACGCTGGCATTCATTGCGGGGCTTTCCACGCGCGGCGACAGTTGCGTGCGCGTTGAAACGAATGCGGCGGGGCAGGAGCGGCTCTGGTTTGGTGGCTATCGCTGTGTGCGGCTGGAGGATATTCCGGTGGTGACAAACGGGGCGCGGGTGAATGTAGCGTTGGCCATGCACACGAATGCCCTGTTCCGGTATATGCCGGAAGCGGCCGGGGAGCGGGTGGCATTGAGCCTGGATGCTCAGGCGGCAGATGCGGTGCTGCGGGTGATCAGTCTGGCCGAGCAGGAAGTCGTGGCGCAGGGAACCGGCACGGTAAGCTGGGTGGCTGGTGATGGGCCGTCTGTGATCAGCATCAGTTGCAGCCGTACGGTGGAGAGCGATGCGACGCTGTCGACGGTGAATTACAGCAATACCATTGCGCAGATTACGGATTTGGTGAATGGCTATGTAACCAACGGGGATCTGGTGGGGCTGAGTCTTTCGCTGGTGGATGAGCATGGAATTATCTGGTCGGAAGGCTTTGGCTGGGCTGATCGTGAGCAGGAAAAAGCGGCAGATGGGGACAGCATTTATCGACTGGCGTCGCTATCGAAGATTTTTGCATCGGTGGCCACTTTGCGCGAGCAGGAACAGGGACGTGTTGCGCTGGATGCAGCGGTGACGAATTATGTGTCGTCGTTTGCGCCGAAGGTACGGATTGATGGGAATATGCCGGCCATTGATTACGCAACGGATCCTGTGACGGTGCGGAGTCTGCTGGATCACATGTCGGGTATTCAAAATGCGTACACGCCCTATTCGGAAACCTCGGTGGTGTACAGCAATTTTCTCGACCTGGGCATTGCGAGTGCCGAGGTGGATTATGGATGTCTGCCCGTTGACTTTTTGGTGAGTTACAATAACAACGGCTTCCAGTTTGCCGAATATATGGTGCAACAGTTAACTGGTGTGTCGTTTGCTGATTACATGCAGACTTATTTCTTTGATCCGCTGGGGATGACGAATACGGGATATGACATGGATGCGTTGGCGGCAACGGATGATCTGGCGGCTTCGTATTTCTTCAATAAGGAAGCGGCCCCGCGCGAATACATGAACTGCCTGGGAACGGGGGGCGCATTGTCGTCGGCCAACGACATGGCGCGTTTTTTGCAAATGGTGATTCGACGCGGTCAGTCAGATGCCGGCCAGATCCTTTCCGAAAATACCGTTTGTGAAATGATCAGCGATCAGACGACGAATAGCAGGTTGTACGTGGGAAACAAGGGGCTGGCAACGGGCTTGGGCTGGGATAGCGCTGTATTGGCAGAACTGGATTATGCGGGGGGCGGCTGTTCAAAATTCGGGTCGATTGTGACTTACGGAACCTATACGGCCATTGCGACCAATCAGAATCTCGGCATCTTTGTGGGTGTGAATACGCCATCGGCTGGGATGGCCATCTCGTTGGGAAACAAGTTGTTGCAGAAAGCGGTGGAAGATAAGACGGGGTTAACTGTTCCTGACGCACCGGCCTTGCCGTCGTCGCCTTTTGTGACGGGTGATGTGCAGTCAGAGGTGCAGTCACTGGCGGGCTATTATGTGAATGGTGCTTACACCGAAATCGCCGCTGGACTGAATTGCCTGCAGTATAACGGGACGCCGGTTTATCTGCGTGAAGATGGCTGGTGGAGTGCATCCAATGCTCCGACTTATCTGCTGGGCTTTACCAATGTGGATGGCTTTGTCTTCTCGAAGGTAATGCAGGCGTCGGGAAATTATCTGGATACCAGTGTGACAGGATTGCGTTATCAGCCTCAGCCTATGACCAATGCCTGGGCGGATCGGCTGGATACGAAATGGCTGATCGCATCACTTCCGGAGACGTCCTATAACCGCACTCACGACGGATTGATGACCGCCACGCTGCGCCAGGAAAACGGCATGCTGATTATGGCACTGCCCACCATTTTTACCGGTCAGTCCGATTCCGGATTCTATAACCGGGGTGATTTTGTTCTGGATCCGTACAGCGATGATATTGCCTTTGTGCAGGGCAGTGGTTATACGATTCCTGGATCGGTTGAAATGCTCGACGGCGGTAAACGTTTCAGAGCCACTAACTATGAATGGCAGCGTATGGATTCGATTCCAAAAGTATCTATGCCGCTGACAACCAATATCACCCCGGACGGCGATTCTCTGGAGTTGTTCGCCTTTGATGCCGTGGCAGGTGTGGAATACTTTGTACAACTCGGTTCCGGGGTGTCAGGAACGCTCATGGTGTCGGATGCCGACGGAAATTTTGATGGCGACGGCATGTCGGGAACAACTCTGCGTTGGACGTGTCCTTCTAACGGAACCTATTACGCGGGAATCCATCTGCCGGCCGATGCGCCCGCTAATGTGCCGATGCAGCTGTACAATTATGCCAAGACGATTGCTCAGGTGGAGCAAATGCTGGAATACGCCTGGGCAACAGGAGAATTTGTCGGCGGCAGCTGGGTGCTGGTGGATGGTGACCAGATTATTAAGGCGAGTGGTGTGGGATATGCAGACCGGGAAAATGAAATTCCTGCCACAGCCGATACGGTTTATCGCATTGGCTCCGTATCGAAGCTGTTTACTACCGTGGCCACACTGCAGGAAGTGGATAAGGGCACAATCGAACTGGATGCGGCCGTGACGAATTATCTCAGCCATTTTAACATAGACCCCCGCCCGGATAGCCATTTGCCACCCATTGATTATACAAATAATCCCATTACGGTGCGTTCACTGCTGAATCATCTGTCGGGCCTTCCGAGTACCTACATGCGTCATGCGATGACCACAGAACCCAAGTGGCGGATATGGGATGATTATTTGACGGAGGCGATGGAGGGCATTCAGTCCGACTATGGCTGCGCGCCGGTTAATTTCTTTGCCTCGTACAATAACAATGGATTTGTATTGGCTGAATATTTGTTGGGGAATGTGACCGGTCAGTCGCTTGCGTCGTATGCAAAGACGAACCTGTTTGGCCCATTGAATATGTCACGCACCGGTTTTGATATGGATGATGCCGCGTTAACAAACGGACAGGCGAAGTCCTATAATGCCGAATTGGAGCTGATGCCCAAAGAATATGTTAACTGCCTGGGCGCAGGTGGGGCACTGACTACGGCGAATGATATGGGTTCATTCCTGAAAATGCTGCTCGCAAAAGGGCGTGCATCGACTACGATCTTGCAGACCAACACGGTCTTGGACATGATGAGCGATCAAACTGCGGATCAGGTTTTGTCGGTCGGCAATAAAGCCTTTGCAACCGGTCTGGGCTGGGATAGTGCCTTGTTTCCCTATTTTGAGTATGCGGGGGGCGGCTGTGAAAAGAACGGCGAAACCACGACGTTTGCCGCCTATACAGCGCTGGCGACCAATCAGAATCTGGGCGTTTTTGTAGTGAAAAATTCACCGAAGGCCCGAAATATTACCGAATTGGCGCGATATATTCTGGAAACAGCCATTGAGGACAAGTGCGGATTGGCTAAAACCAATGAGGCCGCGATTCCGCCATCGCCTTTTGTGCAAAATACGCAGACGAATGTGGATGCATTGGCAGGGTATTATGTGAACAATTCCGGGTATGTGAACCTGAAAGCTGGGACAAACTGTTTGATGTATGGCCGTACACCGCAATATTTGAGGGCCGATGGGTGGTATGGATCCGCAACCAATGCGGAATTCCTGATTGGCTTCACTAATGTGCAGGGACGCATTTTTACGATGCTTCGCATGGCCTATGAGGGGTATGTCGAGTCGG
This genomic interval carries:
- a CDS encoding class A beta-lactamase-related serine hydrolase; this translates as MVSCRLIMHGNAARTPCRRICFFVTECGFHHNIQTWVFLNLREVLMRLNSLFSGFPMIGTFAKKSSNHWNFYKKYFQPLELSRKKVPIIGTFVLGLFLMAGQGFARDVVSYTNTIAAARAGITNLMAEKNIPGCTIVLVEGQRVVWAEGFGYANLETQTPVTTNTVMAIGSVSKLLTTMMALQLVDTNAFDLDACITNYLPGVSMLPRFAGQTEGWTLRSLLDHHSGLPGDIYNGAFVTGVPYWPGYTRWVMDYFHDDYPLYPPGLQASYCNSGFNLVGEAIGVNDGVDFTVSAENRIFTPLNMPFSSFLLDKTTVTNNLATGYNADGSPSPDLMANMPATGGAFSRPLDMANIIKMILADGAFGGGDFLSTNALAQMGTFKSGPLDVDNFFKPGLGLDSVDDPVLKYAGRTWLKNGSTSKFESLFEVLPDQQLGAFVNINCANSMTFAILRAVLTNAVLEKSGLSPTNVPPMPDVAETNWSFAQLQAVEGYYATKEGVDRFVAQADGSLTRIPNAQSETASVTNVRPHVNGRFYVPGSPELQLAFTNIAGYDVVLRYGSDGGVRDTVMYGGYVEALLGTRYTPPPISAAWSNRCDTFWMAENILVGDSFAADGNPSGCMLSVENGMLSLLSSGGSGTLAPTNDTLAFIAGLSTRGDSCVRVETNAAGQERLWFGGYRCVRLEDIPVVTNGARVNVALAMHTNALFRYMPEAAGERVALSLDAQAADAVLRVISLAEQEVVAQGTGTVSWVAGDGPSVISISCSRTVESDATLSTVNYSNTIAQITDLVNGYVTNGDLVGLSLSLVDEHGIIWSEGFGWADREQEKAADGDSIYRLASLSKIFASVATLREQEQGRVALDAAVTNYVSSFAPKVRIDGNMPAIDYATDPVTVRSLLDHMSGIQNAYTPYSETSVVYSNFLDLGIASAEVDYGCLPVDFLVSYNNNGFQFAEYMVQQLTGVSFADYMQTYFFDPLGMTNTGYDMDALAATDDLAASYFFNKEAAPREYMNCLGTGGALSSANDMARFLQMVIRRGQSDAGQILSENTVCEMISDQTTNSRLYVGNKGLATGLGWDSAVLAELDYAGGGCSKFGSIVTYGTYTAIATNQNLGIFVGVNTPSAGMAISLGNKLLQKAVEDKTGLTVPDAPALPSSPFVTGDVQSEVQSLAGYYVNGAYTEIAAGLNCLQYNGTPVYLREDGWWSASNAPTYLLGFTNVDGFVFSKVMQASGNYLDTSVTGLRYQPQPMTNAWADRLDTKWLIASLPETSYNRTHDGLMTATLRQENGMLIMALPTIFTGQSDSGFYNRGDFVLDPYSDDIAFVQGSGYTIPGSVEMLDGGKRFRATNYEWQRMDSIPKVSMPLTTNITPDGDSLELFAFDAVAGVEYFVQLGSGVSGTLMVSDADGNFDGDGMSGTTLRWTCPSNGTYYAGIHLPADAPANVPMQLYNYAKTIAQVEQMLEYAWATGEFVGGSWVLVDGDQIIKASGVGYADRENEIPATADTVYRIGSVSKLFTTVATLQEVDKGTIELDAAVTNYLSHFNIDPRPDSHLPPIDYTNNPITVRSLLNHLSGLPSTYMRHAMTTEPKWRIWDDYLTEAMEGIQSDYGCAPVNFFASYNNNGFVLAEYLLGNVTGQSLASYAKTNLFGPLNMSRTGFDMDDAALTNGQAKSYNAELELMPKEYVNCLGAGGALTTANDMGSFLKMLLAKGRASTTILQTNTVLDMMSDQTADQVLSVGNKAFATGLGWDSALFPYFEYAGGGCEKNGETTTFAAYTALATNQNLGVFVVKNSPKARNITELARYILETAIEDKCGLAKTNEAAIPPSPFVQNTQTNVDALAGYYVNNSGYVNLKAGTNCLMYGRTPQYLRADGWYGSATNAEFLIGFTNVQGRIFTMLRMAYEGYVESAVTGERYDPPVITNVWSNRMDQSWLILSLPDVSYMRTHPCSLMAQAAMTNGLMTIAVPSIMLDDYSFGYDAMTPMVIDPYNDELAFVQGVGGKMPCAVRADDDIMVVDSYYWKNTKTVPHLTMSSPTNMEPSWPVTDWFSFDAEAGTEYFLNLGGSMTGVFMLVDSSGMYQGDGTSDDVLRWTCPTSGLYYAGINFPHDAPAALTVSLYNYTNTIAQITDLITQQMDAEQVTGVSIALLDDQDVVWAQGFGYADKEAGRPVTTNSVFHIGSCSKAFTAATALQFIDKGTLNLDAAITNYIPNVSWKERYALASQITVRDLLDMHSGLPGDLLRNGFTTEPLTSGYADNVYDLSRT